GCTACTTTATGACTTCAGCTTCTGTAACCCTGACGGTGAATGGGGAGACCCAAACCTGTCCGTCCCAAACGTCGCTACCCCAGTTTTTAAACCTAATTGGCATGAATCCTCGCCTAGTGGCGGTGGAGTATAACGGCGAAATTCTCCATCGTCAGTTTTGGGAGCAAACCTTAATCCAAGAGGGCGATCGCCTCGAAGTGGTCACAATTGTGGGCGGCGGCTAGACGTCGAGTTCGGATATTCCCCATAAATTCCTCCTTAAGCTCGCCTCGGTTCTGAAGAACAAGACAGTACAGTAATAAGTAGGGAGCGTAGGATGCTCAACGCCATCAACCCAACCTTGAGCATCAACGATCGCTCTAGATGAAGCGATCGCCATCCCTGGTCTTGGTTTGCTGGAATAACACAAACACTATGCACAACACACGAATTAAACGCTTCAAGTCCCTAGTTAAGCCCCTGTTAGCCCTTGCCCTCATGGTTGCCTTGGTCTTTGGCCAAGCCGATAGCGCCTTGGCGGCCCGTGGTGGACGCATGGGAGGCGGTAGCTTCCGGTCAGCGCCCAGTCGCACCTACACTTCTCCAGCTCGGCCAGCTCCAGGGGGCGGCTATTATGGTGGCGGTGGGTTCGGCTTTCCCTTCTTGATCCCCTTCTTCGGCTTTGGCGGTGGCTTTGGCGGTCTGTTCACCATTTTTATGGTGATTGCCGTGGGCAACTTCCTGATGTCGGCGGTGCGGCGATCGCAGGAGAATGGGACGATGGAGGAAACCTACAACCCCACCATGTCGGTGAACAAACTGCAGGTGGCGCTGTTGGCTGATGCCCGCACCCTACAGGATGACCTAAACCGCATTGCGGAGTCTGCTGATACAGGTTCCACTGCTGGGCTAGCCCAAGTGCTGCAAGAAACCAGCCTATCGCTGCTGCGGCACCCGGAATATTGGGTCTACGGCAGCAGCAGCAGCCAACAGGCCAAGATGGATTCTGCGGAACTGCAGTTTAACCGGCTGGCGTTGACGGAGCGCAGTAAGTTCAGCGAAGAAACGCTGTCTAACGTGAATAACCAACTGCGTCAGGCCAGCGATCGCTTGGCCCTAGGTGCCAAAGGCGAGATTGATCCCGCTAAGCTACCGGATCAGCCTGGCGAATACATTGTGGTCACGCTAATTACGGCCAACCAAGGCAAGCTGGATCTGCCGACCATTCAAAGCTCTCAAGATCTGCGTCGGGCGCTGAGCCAGATGGGCGCGATCGCTGGGGATAAACTTGCGGCTCTGGAGGTGCTATGGACACCCCAAGCCGAGGGCGATACCCTATCGGCGGATGAGCTGCTGGCGGAATATCCTGACCTACGACTGGTCTAGATGAGCCTCGGCGAGCAAACTGAGGCTCACTGAAACATAATAAGACGGGTGGGTCTAGCAATAAGACCCACCCGTCTTTGCTGTGGAATGACGCTAGGCCAGGTTGTTTTCCACCAGCGATCGCGCCCAGGCAATGGCCTCCGATGCCGTGTGAATTTGGCCTTCGGCGTGGGCTAGTTGAATGGCTTCTAGCAGTTGACCAATGCGGGGGCTGGGGCGAATTTGCAGATGCTGGATTAAGTCTCGACCGCTGACTAGGGGAACGGGATGGGCGATCGCATCCTGAGGATCTAGGAACCGCTCAATCAGGGGGGCGATCGCGCCTAGGGCAACGCCTTGTCCTAGCGCCAGCACCACCAGCGCCGGCAGCGCCGCTCCTATATGGCGGAAGGCGTAGTATTGCTCACGGGCTGATAGACCACGCTCAGCAAAGTCAGCAAAAACATGGCTGTGGTTGAGGGCGGTGACCACCGACTGCACCTCGGCTCGACTATATTTCAACTGCCACAGTTCTGCCTCTGCCTGGGCCGGCACCGACGAGATGAGGCAGGCCAGCTTAGCGATGCGTAGCCAACTGCGCCCCACTCCAGAGGCATGTTGCTGATCGCGCATCCAGGTGGTGAGTTCGGCGGCAAGGGCAGGATAGTGTTCGTCAAGGGCGATCGCGGCCCGGTCAATCTGGGCGATGCAGGCCATGGATGCGGCTGTGGCGTGGCTCAGCCAATGGCGAAAGAGACCATCCTGCCAGGCCATGGTCAAAAATGCCGTACCGCTAGGGGCACTTAGCAAATAATTTAACTCCGACTGCACCCGCTCGGCGGCAATATGCTGCAAGAGCGGCGTTAGCCCCTGAATGGTGTGCCGGGTGTCGGCATCGAGCCAGAAGCCGAGCTGAGCTGCCTGGCGATAGGCCCGCAGCAGCCGTAGGGGATCATCCTGGAGGTTGCAGGGGGCAATCATGCGGATTTGCCGCTGCTGTAGGTCAGCATAGCCTTGGAGCGGATCAAAAAGGGTCTGACTGGCTGGATGGTAGGCGATCGCATTCACCGTAAAGTCGCGCTGCTTAAGATCGGCGTCAATGGTGTCACCGACCTGCTGGGCAAAGTCTGCCGTGGCTTGGTGGAAAACAACGCGGGCAATTTGGCGTTCTGCATCGAGCACCACAAAGCCAGCTCGGTAATGTTTAGCGATCGCTTTCGCGGTTTCCACCGCATGATGGGGTAGCACAAAGTCTAGATCCAGATAGTCGGCGTGCCGTTCTAGTAAGGCATCGCGAACATTGCCACCCACCAAATAGGCATCGGATGGTAGCCAATTGACGCTGAATGGCCACGTCTCTGGGGATAAGACCGATGCGGATTTAGACACCTGTTGTAAAGAAATCAAGGGATAGAACACAGCCTCCCAGAGGGGAGGGTACGACAGTAAGTGGGACAGTTATGGGGATAGTCATGGAGACATGAATCTGCCGAGCCAATGCCTACACCGGGGAAGTTGAATGGGGCGATCGGGGAATCGTTGCATTTTGCAACATCTACCCAACGACAGCCCAGATTCGGCAAAACATGAGTTAGATTAACAAAAAACGGTCATTGGTTGGTCATTTTTACCCAGGGGGAGGCTTTGAGATGTGTATTTGCGTCAACTGCCGCTACGTCGATCGCTGTATTACCTATCATGAGGTCGAGCACCAGCATCAGCAACCCCATCTCACAGAATCTCCAGATTTCGAAGCCGTTGAACCGACGATTAATGTCAATATCCGCCATCATGATCAAGAGATTGAGATGGAGTGGGATGTGGTTGGGTGCGAAAGTTTTACCGCTGATCAAGGCAAGTGGTCGCGGTTGCGTCCGGGAGAACTGGTTCCGACCTAATCACCATGCAAATTCTTGAGCAAACTCCTCAGCGACTAGTCATTCGGTATAATCCTGTGCATCGCTGGCTGACGGCAGCAGGGGCGATCGTCTATATTTTTGTGGCGGGTGTGTCGGGCACTGCCACAGCCCGAGCCCTTTATGCACTCTTCTTGCTAAGCTTTGCCCTGATTCTGTTGCTCTGGCGGGGAGATCAGGTGACCTGCGTGTTTGATAAGCAAAAGGGCCGCCTCACCTATCAACGCAGTGGTCTGCGGGGTACTAACACTACGGTAGTTCCTTTGCCCACCGTTTCCCATATCACCCTGCAAGAGCGGCGGTATCGCAAGCGTTCGTGGCGAGAGGGACGGGTGTATTGGGTGTACCTAGAGCTGCGCTCATCGCGGGAGCGGCTTGCCCTGTCGTCTGATACGTTCTTTAACTTAGAGAAAGCCCAGAATGCTGCCTGGCTGGTGTCAGATTTTCTTGGCCTACCGCCGTTCAGTTTTATTGAAGCTCCTCCTCTGTCCCTGTTTTCATTTTGATAGAACCTGAGCCTAGGAGTAGGGTACTGTTAGAGCCATAACGCACCATCTCATAAGGCTTTGATGCGTTACGCTGTTGCTCACGCGTCCTGCCTGTATAGAGTTTTCTACTCAGAACATCATCGAACTCAGGTACAAGCAGGACAGGGCTGGGCGATGGTCACGTGAGTTTTTCGCCACTCAGAATAAAAATGGGATCTACGGCGGCAAAGACCTGGTTGTTGCCCCGCGACTCTAGGCGGTTGACGGCGGATTGGATAACTTCCACGTTGCGCGCCTGGAGTTCTGCCAAGGTTTCTGACAGGGCATAGAGGCTGGTGAGATCGGTGGCGGTGGCGACGATGCGCCCTGGCGCTTTGAGACAGGCCCAAGCGGTTTGAGCGATCGCTTTCACGGATCGCCCACCTTCAATGAAGACACAATCGGGCAGGGGCTTGAGATCGGTCAGACAATCGGGCGCACTGCCTTCAACCACCTGTACATTGGTGACGCCAAAGCGATCGCAGTTGCGGCGAATCAGACCAGCCACCTCTTCGTCTCGCTCGATGGCCATAATTTTTCCCTTAGGGCAGAGCAGACCCACTTCGACGGGAATCGTACCGGTGCCTGCGCCAATGTCCCATAGCACGGCCTTAGGACGTAGGTACATATGGGAAATGAGCAAGACACGCACCTCGCGTTTACTCATGGGAATGCCGGGCAACCGTTCAAAGAGTCGATCGGGAATGCCAGGGGTTTGGTAGGGCCAAAGTTCAGAAACCATAGAATCAGGATGATGAGGTTGTGGGCGGTGCTGGGGCAGCTTAGGGAAGGGCGATCGCCTCATCCACAATACTCAAGGTTTGCAAGGTCGGATCGGCACAGCCGGTGATCGTGCCTCCCATGGTACAAATCTGAGTGAGGTAGGCGATCGCTTCGATGGTAATCGGTTCGCCGGGCATGAGGACGGGAATGCCGGGGGGATAGGGACAGATGAGTTCAGCGCAGACCTGGCCGATGGCGTCTGAGACCGGCACGGTACGGCGGCGGCTGAAAAAGGCCTGGCGCGGGGAGAGGATTGGCACCTGCAGCGGCGGCAAAGGGAGGTTAAGCAGGGACAGGGGCGATCGCTTGTCCTGCGCCAGAGTTTGAATGCCTTGTACGAGATGCTGCAGATCCTCACGGGTATTGCCGAGGCTGATGACAAAGGTGAGATGGTGCAGGCTGGGCAGTTCTGCCGTCACCCCTAAAGTTTGGTGCAGATACTCATCGGCTGCAAACCCTGTCCATCCCAAACCGCTCACATCCAGGGTCAGGCGGGTGCGATCCCAGGGGGTACCCGTGGGAGGCGTCCAAACGCGGACACCGTCAATCTTGGATAGCTCTAGCCTAGCCCAATCGGCCAGATCTAAGGTTTGAGCCATCAACTTTTCGCCATCGATCGCCATCTGATGCCGCGCTGCATCTAAGGACGCCAAGAGTAGGTAGCTGGGACTGCTGGACTGCACGAGGGCCAGGCTATCAACCAAGCGATCGCGATCGATGCGGCTGTGGAGGTGGCTATGTACCATGGCGGCTTGGGTCATAGCGCCTAGGGTCTTGTGGATAGACTGCACGGCTAGGTCGGCCCCGGCGGCGATCGCAGTCTGAGGAAACTGGGGATGGAAGGCGAAGTGGGCCCCGTGGGCTTCATCGACAATCAGGGGAAGGTCGTAGCTATGAACCAGGGTGGCGATCGCCTGTAGGTCACTACTAACGCCGTGGTAGGTGGGCGATACCAGCAGCACAGCGGCGGCAGGATGCTGCTCTAGCGCGTGGGCGATCGCCCCTGGGGAGACACCTAGGGGAATCTGTCCTTGGCTATCTAGCTCCGGTGTCACAAAGACCGGCATGGCTCCTGAGAGAATCAAGGCGGCGATCGCACAGCGATGGGCATTGCGCGGCAGGATGAGAGAATCACCCGGCGAACAGGTGGCCAACACCGCTGCCTGAATGCCACAGGTGGAACCATTGGCCAAAAACCAGGTTTCCCCGGCACCAAAGGCGATCGCAGCCAAATCCTGGGCGGCACGAATCACGCCTTCGGGGGCAAACAAGTTATCGAGATCGGGCAATTCTGGCAGGTCGGCGCGAAAGACCTCAGTTCCGAAGAGGGCTGCTAGACGCGGAGAGATTCCCTGTCCTCGTTTATGTCCGGGGGTGTAGAAGGGCGCATGGGGACGCGTGGCGGCGGCCCTCAGGGCGTCGAGCAAGGGCGTTTGGTGGGCGTCGAGGTGGTTGAACTGGGCCATGAAGAGCGATCGCGCTACAGGAGTCATTATCCTGCATGGCCCTGCCTTTGCGAGATGGAGAGAGATCAGGTGCTGAGGGGGGCAAGGGTTAGAGCGTGACAAGTAAGGTCAAGCCTTGCCGGCCGATGACACGCACTTGCTGTCCTAACTCTAGAGGACTGTTGATGGGCATCACCAGGCTGGCGGGCCAGGTTGATGCTGAATAGGTGACGCGCAAGCGGGGTTCTACCCATTCCACCGTGGCGATCGCAGGCATGTCTGAAAAATCGAAGGGGTCAATAGTGTTCCAAGTCATGATCACGGCCTCCGGGCATCCTGATAGTGGACCATTACCTCTATGTCGGATGACTAGGGAACCAACTATGCAGTGCCACAACCAATTGAGAAACTGTCCTAGGGCGATCGCTTCTGATGGAACATGAAATTCAGCCTGGAATGCAGCTATTCAAAGGGAAACCTAGCCGAGATCATTGCAAACTAGTCTTGTTACGATTTCTCATTCAAGTTTAATTGCAAATTCAAACCAGCTTTCGAGAAATTCGCTACAGTAAATATGAGCTGATTAGGCTCATCCACGCCACGCTGTTGCCTTCAACCTTCCATTCATAACACCCCCCTACTAGCAACCCATCCTTGGTCGCAATTGCTGGTTCCTAAGCCCCAGCCGCTGAGCGATCGCCCTGATGGTTTGCCCCTTCATATGAAAACCATATCTCTGTTCCCATTGCTTTAGGTATTGATAGAAGGCGATCGCTGTGGTGCCATAGACAAACTCAGGGATTTCAATATGGCCGACAAACGACCGATTTCGCAATTGGGTGATCCCGTCCTGCGGCAAACTGCCCGCCCTATCTCCAATGTGCAGGATGATTGGGTGCAGCCGCTGATTGATGATCTAATTCTGACGTTGATCCAATCTCAGGGAGTGGGCATCTCGGCTCCCCAGGTGGGTAGTCCCCACCGGATTGTGGTGATGGCTTCCCATCCCAACGAGCGCTATCCCGATGCGCCCATAATGGAACCGACTGTGTTGATCAACCCTCGGATGATTGATCACTCGGAGGCTTGTGTGACCGATTGGGAAGGCTGTCTGAGCATTCCTAATATTCGTGGTCGAGTGCCCCGCTATCAGGCCGTTGAGGTGGAATATACCACCCCGGCTGGCAAGCTGCAGCGGCAGGTGTTCACCGATTTCATTGCCCGGATTTTCCAGCATGAATTTGATCATCTGGAAGGCATGGTATTTCTCGAGCGCCTGCAAAAGCCCCAAGAGCTGATGACCGAACAGGAATACCGCCAACGGGTGCTGACGCCTGTGCTGGCTGGTCAATAGGGCTACATACGCTCTAGGACAGAAATGCCTAGCAGCGATAGTCCTAAGCGAATAGTACGGGCAGTCAGATCTGCTAAGACGAGTCGAGACGTACGTTTCGGCTCGTCTGCTTGTAAAATCGGGCAGCGATCGTAGAACTGGTTAAACTTTTGACTCAGTTCAAATAAGTATTGACAGAGACGGTTGGGCAACAGGTCTGCCTCCACTGCCAGAATCACCTCATCCAATTGCAGCAGGTGGCGCGCCAGGGTAAATTCTGTTTCGTCTTCTAGATCCACCGGCACGGTTTGCTGGAGTTGGCTCCAGTCAATATCGCCCTTGCGGCTAATGCCCTGAACCCGCACGTAGGCGTAGAGCATGTAGGGGGCTGTGTTGCCCTGTAAGGCCAACATGCGATCGTAGTTGAAAATGTAGTCACTGGTGCGGTTTTGGCTAAGGTCGGCATACTTCACCGCTGCCATGCCGATGGTTTCGGCGGCATGGCGGATGAACTCTGGCGACTCCTGCCGCTCTTCTTGCTGCAGGCGGTTTTCCACATCGGCCTGGGCCCGGCGCACTGCTTCATCTAGCAAATCTTTCAGCCGTACCGTATCCCCCGATCGCGTCTTAAATTTCTTGCCGTCATCACCCTTGACCACGCCAAAGGGCACGTGAATCAGTTCGACACCTTCTGGCACCCAACCGGCCCGCCGGGCTACCTGAAAGACCTGGGTGAAGTGGTTGGCCTGACCCGCATCAACGACATAGATCACCCGCTCTGCCCGATCCTGCTGAGTGCGGTAGCGAATGGCGGCCAGGTCAGTGGTGGCGTAGTTGTAGCCGCCGTCAGACTTTTGAATAATCAGCGGCAGGGGATTGCCCTCTTTGTTGGTAAATCCTTCGAGGAACACGCATTGGGCACCCTGGTCTTCTACGAGGAGCCCCGATGCTTTTAGATCGGCCACCACGTCGGCCAGCAGGGGATTGTAAAACGACTCGCCCCGCTCGGTGATGCGGATATCCATGCGATCGTAGAGCTGCTGAAACTCGCGGCGCGATTGGTCGCAGAGCACTTGCCAAGCCTTTCGAGCAGAGTCATCACCAGCCTGCAGTTCCACCACCGCTTGACGCGATCGCTCCTTGAAGTCATCTTCGGCATCAAAACGCTGCTTAGCCTGGCGATAGAAAGCTACCAGATCGCCAATATCGACCGTGCTAGCATCGGTGATCGCCTCGGGGCAAACGTCTCGCAAATGGGTGATCAACATGCCAAATTGAGTGCCCCAGTCACCAACATGGTTGAGCCGCAGCACGTCATGGCCGCGAAATTCTAGCAGCCGCGCTAGGGAGTCGCCAATGATTGTGGTGCGCAGGTGGCCCACATGCATTTCTTTGGCAATGTTGGGGCTGGAAAAGTCTACAATCACCCGCTGGGGCGCTGGGGTGGGGGCCACGCCAAGGCGATCGCTTTGGTGCATCTGCCGCAGTTGGTCTTGCAGATAGTCGGTGCGCAATTTTAGGTTAATGAACCCTGGTCCAGCGATCGCCGGTGGTTCGCAACAGTCGCTAACCTCTAGCTTGGCTACTAAAGCTTCGGCGATCGCCCGAGGTTTATCCTGGAGACGCTTGGCCAAGGACAAAGCTACGTTGGCCTGGTAGTCGCCAAACTTAGGATTGGTGGTGGGTACCAAGACCGGATCGGTGCCGGCTAGGTCGGGGCCAAAGGCGGCAACGAGGGCAGCTTCAAGTTGAGTCGTAAGGTAGGCGATCGTGGAGTTCATGAACCTAGGAATGTTCGAGGATAAACGTGAGTTGGATGACGTTACTGTTCCACGATACCCCGAACTTAGATCGTTGATTCGGCGGAGGGCGTATGGGTTGCGTCGGCTGGTGGATAGGCCATGGGCGGCGGCGCCATCTCTACTTCGGTATCATGAAGCCACAGCTCTTGCTGGGATAGCATCAGCGGAATCTTGGCGCGGTCGAAGGCTACTTTAATACGCCGACGATATTCGCGGGCCGCATTCCATTGCTCTAACGGCTGGGTACGAATCCATACGCGGATCACCATGCCGCGATCGCCAAATTCATCCAACCCTAGGGTCAGCGGTTTAGCCAAAATCCTGCCCATCCATTCTTCGTCTAAGGCCAACTCTTCCCCGACCTGCCGCACAAGATCTAACGCCTGATCAATATTGGCGCTATAGGCCACCGGGATGCGGATATCGGCTTGGGAATGGCGGCTGGATAGGTTGGAGACGACCTTGACTTCACTGTTGGGAATGGTAATCAAGCGCTCTTCTGGATCGCGGAGTTGGGTGATGCGCAGGGTGATATTTTCCACCATGCCAAAGACGTTGCCCACGGCGATTACATCGCCGACCGCATACTGATCTTCCACCAGGATTAAGAAGCCATTAATCGCATCTCGAATCAGATTTTGGGATGCCAGGGAAATGGCAACACCAATTAAACCAGCACCGGCAATCAGGGGGGCAATATCAACCCCAAAGTTAATCAGCACAATAAAAATGCCAATCAGCACCAAGAGGAGCACTGTGACGCCTTTGATCACCCGAGAAATGGTTGAGACTCGCTGCTGTAAGCGCTGATCGCGATTGGGGGTGAGCAATCCGCCATCGGCGAGGGTGTCGATAAACCAGTCAATGCTGACAAAACTAAGGCGAATGATGATGTAGATGCCTAGGGCAATGAGTGGCATGGATAGATAGGTGGGCAGACGGGTCAAGACCCATACCTGAATCCAGCGAGTTTGGGGAAATAGTCGCAAGATTAATAGAAGTCCTGCTGACCACACCAACCCTTGGCTCAGCTGAAAAGCTAGGGACTGAATAGCACCAACGTCTTCCCGGCGACGTTGGCTGATCTGCGACGTGGTAGTGGGCTGTCCAGCTGCCGCTCGTCGTCGCGATCGCCACTGATGCTGGGCTACGGAGATGCCAAAACTACAGACACACATGCCCAATAAGATGGCGATCGCCCATTTAGATTGCTCGGCCAGGGCTGACGACTGTCGCTCTCGGGCCGATTCTCGCAAGGCTTGGGGAATGGTATCCTTCAGACGCTCTGCATGGGCCATGGGGGTGGTCATCTCAAGCTGAGCATCGAGATGCGTGACGGTCATCACATAGCGATCGTTGATATAGATGGTGGGAAGGTCAGCGGCACCCCGCAATTCTAGGTTCAGCTCTGATGTTTCGCTCTCGCGATAGGCACGGCTGACGGCTGATAGGTTCCGTTGAATATCTTGAACCCGCTGAGTAAGGTCGGATGCTGGGGCCGCTACCCGAAAGAGCGGCTGTCCATCCAGCCGCACCCAAGCACTTTCGATCTCATCTTGAGCCAGCGTGGACTTAAATATGGGTAGCGGATCGGTAAAGTCTGCAGGGCTCGGAAGCTGGGCAGAGACGGAGACGATATGGAGTCCGCTGATCAGCACAAACAACAGCATCATACATGCCAGCCATTTCACCCAAAGATGCTTGGCTTTCACCTGCAGCGATCGCCGCCATCGAGTTCTAGATCGTTTCATGTACCTCACCCCAGATGGGGAAAACTAGGACGTTAACTATCAAGATGTATCAAGGTGGATATCTATTATGATGCGTTCGCTAACAATTGGATTGATGTTGCCATGGCCAGGCTAGGTCGCGATCGCTTCCTTGCCCTCCACCGATCAGATGAATTCAGATGAATTGTGATAGTTTCTTCGGTGACGTTGGCAGCATAACTCTCAAGATTCTTGGATCTAGGGAAAACGGAGCGGGGCTCGAAAATCCGCGCCAAATCAACCCATAATGGAAACAGGATTGGGGTTGGCTCCATGCATTCTTCCCTCATCCATCCACTGTCGAGTTTTCAGCCGTTTTACCCTTCATGCAGATTCGCCGCCGTCCGCCTAGCCCTGCCATTCAAGTCAGCTATCTTCAGTATCAGGTCGCTGCGCCTGGTGCCGAACCGCTTCATCTCCTCGAAAAAATTGTGTGGCATAAGGAAAATGAGGTGGATGCGTTGCGCGATCGCCTTCCCTTACTGGATCTACGCAAGCAGCTTCCGGATGCCGCGCCACCCCTCGACGCCCTAGCGGCCCTGCGCCAAGTCCGCACCACTCCGTCTCTGATTGCCGAAGTGAAAAAGGCATCGCCCAGTAAAGGCGTCATCCGCCCTGATTTCGATCCAGTGGCGATCGCTCAAGCCTATGCTGAGCATGGTGCAACCTGTATCTCGGTCTTAACCGATGAAGAATTTTTCCAAGGCAGCTTTGACTACCTCAAAGCTATCCGCGCCGCTGTGGACATCCCCCTGCTCTGCAAAGACTTCATCATCTACCCCTACCAAATCTATAAAGCCCGCACCTGTGGAGCCGATCTGATCCTGCTCATCGCGGCCATTTTGTCAGATGCGGATCTGCAATACTTCCTCAAGATTGTTCGTACGGTCGGCATGACTGCCCTCGTGGAAGTGCATACCCTGGAAGAACTCGATCGCGTCTTGGCGCTCGATGGCGTGCAGTTGGTGGGCATCAATAACCGCGACCTTGAAACCTTTCATGTTGACCTGCAAACCACCTGTCAGATCATGGCAGAGCGGCGGCAGGCCCTGCAAGAGCGCGATATTATCGTGGTGAGTGAGTCGGGTATTCATACCGCCGCTGATGTGCAAACGGTGACCGAGGCAGGGGTGAATGCCATCTTGGTAGGAGAATCCTTAATGCGGCAAGACGATCCTGGGGCAGCGATCGCCTCCCTGCTGTCCTAACCATTGCCCCAACCATGTGGAGCGGCGATCGCCCTCCCAGCCGCCATAGATGTCTGATTCTGCGCCAGCATCAGTCCGTTTCCTAGCTGTTCTACCCCGACAACCGGGCATGTTAACCCTATGGGGTCTACCTGCCTAGTCTCGTTCTACTATCGTTACGGCTGAACTCTTACCCCTATGGATCGCATCCCCCTACCCTCTCATATTCACTATGAACTCCTGCTGCAACTGCTAGAGCGCCAAACTGCCCATGCGGTTGGCAATCAGCCCCAGTTGCGAGAACAGTTGAATGAGTTGATCATTACCCTACGGAAAGCACGTAGTCAGCAGCGACATTTAGAAGAAACCTGCCAGCGCGCTCATATTGACATCGATTTTCACTGGTCTCTCAACAACGACGCCTCAGAGCCATCTCCCTCGGAGCGATCGCTCCCTTCCTAACCATCCATGACGCTACATCAAACCTCTGGACGGTGGCAGTATGGGATGATCCTCGCTGCCACGACGATGCTGCTATGGGGAATTCTGCCCATTGCCCTGGCCGTTGTGCTGAATGTTTTAGACGTATACACGATCACCTGTGTACGATTTGTGATCGCCTTCAGCGTTTTAACCCTCTACCTCAAACAGCAGGGACAATTTCCCCAGGGAAAACAGCTTCGCAGCGCCTCCTTCAAGCTGATGGCGATCGCCATCGTGTTTTTAGGTCTGAACTATTTATTTTTCCTCATTGGTTTAAAACTCACATCTCCCACCAATGTGGAAGTTTTGATGCAGCTTGCGCCGGTCACCTTTGGTCTAGCTGCCCTCGTGATTTTTAAGGAACGCTACAGTCGGTTGCAGTGGGCAGGTCTAGGAGTCATGACCTTGGGGCTGGCGCTGTTTTTCCATGAACAACTGCAGGTGCTGCTGCAATCGACCACTACCTATCTCTTGGGGAACGGCCTAACGGTTTTGGCCTGTCT
This Candidatus Obscuribacterales bacterium DNA region includes the following protein-coding sequences:
- a CDS encoding DMT family transporter gives rise to the protein MTLHQTSGRWQYGMILAATTMLLWGILPIALAVVLNVLDVYTITCVRFVIAFSVLTLYLKQQGQFPQGKQLRSASFKLMAIAIVFLGLNYLFFLIGLKLTSPTNVEVLMQLAPVTFGLAALVIFKERYSRLQWAGLGVMTLGLALFFHEQLQVLLQSTTTYLLGNGLTVLACLTWTIYALAQKQLLRVLPSPSIMLVIYGGCSLLFLPLSQLPDLLELSLFQWGMLIFCGINTLLAYGAFSESLEHLEASRVSAIISLTPLVTIASMQVAARWFPGLVAPEHISALGFVGALLVVGGSVAIALSKRVGKPEQLQS
- a CDS encoding DUF5340 domain-containing protein → MDRIPLPSHIHYELLLQLLERQTAHAVGNQPQLREQLNELIITLRKARSQQRHLEETCQRAHIDIDFHWSLNNDASEPSPSERSLPS
- a CDS encoding mechanosensitive ion channel family protein — its product is MKRSRTRWRRSLQVKAKHLWVKWLACMMLLFVLISGLHIVSVSAQLPSPADFTDPLPIFKSTLAQDEIESAWVRLDGQPLFRVAAPASDLTQRVQDIQRNLSAVSRAYRESETSELNLELRGAADLPTIYINDRYVMTVTHLDAQLEMTTPMAHAERLKDTIPQALRESARERQSSALAEQSKWAIAILLGMCVCSFGISVAQHQWRSRRRAAAGQPTTTSQISQRRREDVGAIQSLAFQLSQGLVWSAGLLLILRLFPQTRWIQVWVLTRLPTYLSMPLIALGIYIIIRLSFVSIDWFIDTLADGGLLTPNRDQRLQQRVSTISRVIKGVTVLLLVLIGIFIVLINFGVDIAPLIAGAGLIGVAISLASQNLIRDAINGFLILVEDQYAVGDVIAVGNVFGMVENITLRITQLRDPEERLITIPNSEVKVVSNLSSRHSQADIRIPVAYSANIDQALDLVRQVGEELALDEEWMGRILAKPLTLGLDEFGDRGMVIRVWIRTQPLEQWNAAREYRRRIKVAFDRAKIPLMLSQQELWLHDTEVEMAPPPMAYPPADATHTPSAESTI
- the trpC gene encoding indole-3-glycerol phosphate synthase TrpC — encoded protein: MQIRRRPPSPAIQVSYLQYQVAAPGAEPLHLLEKIVWHKENEVDALRDRLPLLDLRKQLPDAAPPLDALAALRQVRTTPSLIAEVKKASPSKGVIRPDFDPVAIAQAYAEHGATCISVLTDEEFFQGSFDYLKAIRAAVDIPLLCKDFIIYPYQIYKARTCGADLILLIAAILSDADLQYFLKIVRTVGMTALVEVHTLEELDRVLALDGVQLVGINNRDLETFHVDLQTTCQIMAERRQALQERDIIVVSESGIHTAADVQTVTEAGVNAILVGESLMRQDDPGAAIASLLS